A stretch of the Bordetella genomosp. 8 genome encodes the following:
- a CDS encoding ribonuclease activity regulator RraA — protein MTTQAAPLDGSIVQALTHITTATLTTVLLKKGLRNVWIRGAAPLRSDSPRIVGRAFTLRFVPAREDLATPASWASPISTRAAIEAMPDGCIAVVDALGVTDAGIFGDILCARMRKRGVAALVTDGVVRDLAGVLGTQLPVWCRGAAAPPSVAGLTFVGWQEAISCGGVAVFPNDVIVLDADGAVLIPAALLEEVVQAAVEQEQQEAWIMEQVEGGAQLPGLYPPNAENQARYQAWRAQRRDQS, from the coding sequence ATGACCACGCAAGCCGCACCGCTGGATGGCAGCATCGTCCAGGCCCTGACGCACATCACCACGGCGACATTGACCACCGTTCTGCTGAAGAAAGGCCTGCGCAATGTCTGGATCCGCGGCGCGGCGCCATTGCGGTCGGATAGCCCCCGTATCGTGGGGCGGGCCTTCACCCTGCGTTTCGTCCCGGCACGGGAAGACCTGGCGACGCCGGCGTCATGGGCGTCGCCGATATCCACGCGGGCCGCGATCGAAGCGATGCCCGATGGCTGCATCGCCGTCGTCGACGCGCTCGGCGTGACGGACGCCGGCATCTTCGGCGACATCCTGTGCGCGCGCATGCGCAAGCGTGGCGTGGCGGCGCTGGTGACCGACGGCGTGGTGCGGGACCTGGCCGGCGTGCTGGGTACGCAGCTGCCGGTATGGTGCCGCGGCGCGGCGGCGCCGCCCTCGGTGGCCGGCCTGACCTTCGTCGGCTGGCAGGAAGCCATCAGCTGCGGCGGCGTGGCGGTGTTTCCCAATGACGTCATCGTGCTCGACGCCGACGGCGCCGTGCTGATACCCGCCGCCCTGCTGGAAGAAGTCGTGCAGGCCGCCGTCGAACAGGAACAGCAGGAGGCCTGGATCATGGAACAGGTGGAAGGCGGCGCGCAGCTGCCGGGCCTGTATCCGCCCAATGCCGAGAACCAGGCACGCTACCAGGCCTGGCGCGCGCAGCGGCGCGACCAGTCC
- a CDS encoding PsiF family protein, whose amino-acid sequence MLFRHRTLIMAAMAASLAASVSMAQTTAPAKTPTPQQERMAKCSAANKGKTGDTYKSAMSACLKGEQPAATLTPQQQKMKDCNAQASKQALKGDQRKTFMSTCLKG is encoded by the coding sequence ATGCTTTTTCGACATCGCACGTTGATCATGGCCGCCATGGCGGCAAGCCTGGCCGCTTCGGTATCGATGGCGCAGACCACCGCGCCGGCCAAGACCCCCACGCCGCAACAGGAGCGGATGGCGAAATGCAGCGCCGCCAACAAGGGCAAGACCGGCGACACCTACAAATCCGCCATGAGCGCCTGTCTGAAAGGCGAACAGCCCGCCGCCACCCTGACGCCGCAACAACAGAAGATGAAGGACTGCAATGCCCAGGCCAGCAAGCAGGCGCTGAAGGGCGACCAGCGCAAGACCTTCATGAGCACCTGCCTCAAGGGTTGA
- a CDS encoding helix-turn-helix domain-containing protein, whose product MALSSAARKPTPAPDARAAVRPRAVRQGHSLVDLWLGEQLRQLRKDQGRSLADVAGACGMSLGLLSQIERGLSSISVKTLRLLARELRVSADTLLRNAECDDTAAGDNVERAGTHRMLRLDEKGIAKEVVTPPAARTMDLCRISIAPGGSTGDELFITDKGEQVGVVLSGLLELRIEDRVMLLRAGDSFCYASRTPRRWRNPGDIRTEVIWAISNIAADADGDATASPPRPREGRRRRT is encoded by the coding sequence ATGGCCCTGTCGAGCGCCGCACGCAAGCCCACGCCGGCGCCGGACGCGCGAGCCGCGGTCCGGCCGCGCGCCGTGCGCCAGGGGCATTCGCTGGTTGACCTCTGGCTGGGCGAACAGCTGCGCCAGCTGCGCAAGGACCAGGGCCGATCGCTGGCCGACGTGGCCGGTGCCTGCGGCATGTCCCTGGGCCTGCTTAGCCAGATCGAGCGCGGGCTGAGTTCGATATCGGTGAAGACGCTGCGCTTGCTGGCGCGCGAACTGCGCGTGTCGGCCGACACGCTGCTGCGCAACGCCGAATGCGACGACACGGCCGCCGGCGACAACGTCGAGCGCGCCGGCACGCATCGCATGCTGCGCCTGGACGAAAAAGGCATCGCCAAGGAAGTAGTCACGCCGCCGGCCGCGCGCACCATGGACCTGTGCCGTATCTCCATCGCGCCCGGCGGTTCCACCGGCGACGAGCTGTTCATCACGGACAAGGGCGAACAGGTGGGCGTGGTCCTGAGCGGCCTGCTGGAATTGCGCATCGAAGACCGCGTCATGCTGCTGCGCGCGGGCGACAGCTTCTGCTATGCCAGCCGCACGCCGCGCCGCTGGCGCAATCCGGGCGATATCCGCACGGAAGTGATCTGGGCCATCAGCAACATCGCGGCTGATGCGGATGGCGATGCGACCGCATCGCCGCCCCGGCCTCGGGAAGGACGGCGCCGGCGAACCTAG
- a CDS encoding ABC transporter substrate-binding protein has product MKLRSIAASLFAAISLAAAATAGAQAVVKVGSTPTGSPFTFLDTKTNSIEGVMVDIMKAVGKEAGFQVQIEPMAFSALIGSLQSKRIDVISAAMFITPERQKVVSFSDPVYTYGEGLMVPKSDTKEYTSFADMKGMTVGVQVGTAFVKPIQDSGVFKEVKLYDNPPDMMRDVNAGRIQGGFMDYPIAAYTINQNASGAFSNLRMVKSYKPAVTGSVGIATRKDDPELLKKIDTALKKLKADGTVDAILKKWGLA; this is encoded by the coding sequence ATGAAGCTCAGATCCATCGCCGCATCCCTGTTCGCCGCGATTTCGCTGGCCGCGGCCGCCACGGCCGGCGCGCAGGCCGTCGTGAAGGTGGGCTCCACGCCCACCGGCAGTCCGTTCACCTTTCTGGATACCAAGACCAATTCCATCGAAGGCGTGATGGTGGACATCATGAAGGCGGTAGGCAAGGAGGCCGGCTTCCAGGTGCAGATCGAACCGATGGCGTTTTCCGCCTTGATCGGGTCGCTGCAGTCCAAGCGCATCGACGTGATTTCCGCCGCGATGTTCATCACGCCGGAACGGCAGAAAGTGGTGTCCTTTTCCGACCCCGTCTACACCTATGGTGAAGGCCTGATGGTGCCCAAGAGCGACACCAAGGAATACACCAGCTTCGCCGACATGAAAGGCATGACCGTGGGCGTGCAGGTCGGCACCGCCTTCGTCAAGCCCATCCAGGACAGCGGTGTGTTCAAGGAGGTCAAGCTCTATGACAATCCGCCCGACATGATGCGCGACGTCAACGCCGGCCGCATCCAAGGCGGCTTCATGGATTATCCGATCGCGGCCTACACCATCAACCAGAATGCCAGCGGCGCCTTCAGCAACCTGCGCATGGTCAAGAGCTACAAGCCCGCCGTGACCGGCAGCGTCGGTATCGCCACGCGCAAGGACGATCCCGAGTTGCTGAAGAAGATCGACACGGCGCTGAAGAAGCTGAAGGCCGACGGCACGGTCGACGCCATCCTGAAGAAGTGGGGCCTGGCCTGA
- a CDS encoding amino acid ABC transporter permease — protein sequence MMEFFQDAREYLPILLQGAKLTILVTVGSLALSTVLGLVWALMRVSGIKALARFSAGLINVLRGIPIIVLLFYIYFVMPDAGIALTAVQAAIIGLGIAYSAYQAENFRAGIEAIDRGQVEAAMAMGMSWSLTMRRVVLPQAVRIVLPPYGNIMIMMLKDSSQASTITVAELALQGKLIAVSTFKNATVFTLVALMYLVMCVPLILLVRHLEKRSAAR from the coding sequence ATGATGGAATTTTTCCAGGATGCGCGGGAGTACCTGCCCATCCTGTTGCAGGGCGCCAAGCTGACCATACTGGTGACGGTGGGCTCGCTGGCCTTGTCGACGGTGCTGGGCCTGGTCTGGGCCTTGATGCGCGTGTCCGGCATCAAGGCCTTGGCCAGGTTCAGCGCCGGCCTGATCAATGTGCTGCGCGGCATCCCCATCATCGTGCTCCTGTTCTACATCTACTTCGTCATGCCGGATGCCGGCATCGCGCTGACCGCGGTGCAGGCCGCGATCATCGGCCTGGGCATCGCCTACTCGGCCTACCAGGCGGAGAACTTTCGCGCCGGCATCGAGGCGATCGACCGCGGGCAGGTGGAAGCGGCCATGGCGATGGGCATGAGCTGGAGCCTGACCATGCGCCGCGTGGTGCTGCCCCAGGCCGTGCGCATCGTGCTGCCGCCCTACGGCAACATCATGATCATGATGTTGAAGGATTCCTCGCAGGCCTCCACCATCACGGTGGCGGAGCTCGCGCTGCAGGGCAAGCTGATCGCCGTGTCGACCTTCAAGAACGCCACGGTATTCACGCTGGTCGCGCTGATGTACCTGGTGATGTGCGTGCCGCTCATCCTGCTGGTGCGCCACCTCGAGAAAAGGAGCGCCGCCAGATGA
- a CDS encoding amino acid ABC transporter ATP-binding protein: MIAMRGVHKRFGSLEVLKGIDAEISKGEVVCIIGPSGSGKSTILRCINGLERYNQGEITVDGQRVDCDAASIVSIRTQVSMVFQRFNLFPHRTALENVIEGPIYVKGEPRAQATERGRELLASVGLADKADAHPPQLSGGQQQRVAIARALAMQPKAILFDEPTSALDPELVGDVLGVMRKLADDGMTMVVVTHEISFAREVADRVLFFDGGVVVEQGVAREVLNHPTHPRTQDFLRRVLHPM, translated from the coding sequence ATGATCGCGATGCGAGGCGTGCACAAGCGGTTCGGCAGCCTGGAGGTGTTGAAGGGCATCGATGCCGAAATCAGCAAGGGCGAGGTGGTGTGCATCATCGGCCCGTCGGGTTCGGGCAAGTCGACCATCCTGCGCTGTATCAACGGACTGGAGCGCTACAACCAGGGCGAGATCACCGTCGACGGACAGCGCGTGGATTGCGACGCCGCGTCCATCGTGTCGATCCGCACGCAGGTGTCCATGGTGTTCCAGCGCTTCAACCTGTTCCCGCATCGAACCGCGCTCGAGAACGTCATCGAAGGGCCGATCTACGTCAAGGGCGAGCCGCGCGCGCAGGCCACCGAGCGTGGACGGGAATTGCTGGCCAGCGTCGGCCTGGCCGACAAGGCCGATGCGCATCCGCCGCAGCTGTCCGGCGGCCAGCAGCAGCGCGTGGCGATCGCGCGCGCGCTGGCGATGCAACCCAAGGCCATCCTGTTCGACGAGCCGACGTCCGCGCTGGATCCCGAACTGGTGGGAGACGTGCTGGGCGTCATGCGCAAGCTGGCCGACGACGGCATGACCATGGTCGTGGTCACCCATGAAATCAGCTTCGCTCGTGAAGTGGCCGATCGCGTGCTGTTCTTCGACGGCGGCGTGGTGGTGGAACAGGGCGTCGCGCGCGAAGTGCTGAATCATCCCACTCATCCGCGCACGCAGGATTTCCTGCGCCGCGTGCTGCATCCCATGTAA
- a CDS encoding NAD(P)/FAD-dependent oxidoreductase has translation MPQAQSRSAADGVFDGDGKGPFPLSPSLWAATAGTAPPTEALAGAASADVLVIGGGYAGLSTALHLAERGVNVVVLEAQQIGFGGSGRNGGQVIPGLKYDPDELLAHYGPERGEQVIHFAGRTADIVFDLIERHGMDVPRTRAGWIQGAHTPQALALAHKRAAQWARRGVDTRPLDRAQVGALLGTDKYLGGWMDTRAGAIQPLSYVRGLARAAMNAGARVHTASPVTDLRRDGGTWIATTVSGATVAADRVVMCTNAYGAGLWPGLKPTIIDANTFQVATQPLPEDVRAGILPQGQVCSDTRNLLLYFRQDHQGRLLMGGRGPFREPRSVADWRHLERVMVKMFPRVAGVPFEFRWCGRVAITRDYLPHLHEPEPGLLIDIGCQGRGVGLQTAMGKAMADYIVTGSAASLPVPLSPIKPFPLYGLRRVYVNAVVTWYRLTDGGV, from the coding sequence ATGCCGCAAGCTCAGAGCCGCAGCGCCGCCGACGGCGTGTTCGATGGCGACGGAAAGGGGCCTTTTCCCCTGTCGCCATCCCTGTGGGCGGCCACCGCCGGCACGGCGCCGCCCACCGAGGCCCTGGCGGGCGCGGCCAGCGCCGACGTGCTGGTGATCGGCGGCGGCTACGCCGGCCTGAGCACCGCGCTGCACCTGGCGGAGCGCGGCGTGAATGTCGTCGTGCTGGAGGCGCAGCAGATCGGCTTCGGCGGCTCGGGCCGCAATGGCGGCCAGGTCATCCCCGGCTTGAAGTACGACCCGGACGAGCTGCTGGCGCACTACGGACCGGAACGCGGCGAGCAGGTCATACACTTCGCCGGACGCACGGCCGATATCGTCTTCGACCTGATCGAGCGGCACGGCATGGATGTACCGCGCACGCGCGCCGGCTGGATCCAGGGCGCCCATACCCCACAGGCGCTGGCGCTCGCGCACAAGCGCGCGGCGCAGTGGGCGCGACGGGGCGTCGATACGCGCCCGCTGGACCGCGCACAGGTCGGCGCGCTGCTGGGCACGGACAAATACCTGGGCGGTTGGATGGACACCCGCGCCGGCGCCATACAGCCCCTGAGCTACGTGCGCGGACTGGCGCGCGCGGCGATGAATGCGGGGGCCCGTGTCCACACGGCCAGCCCGGTGACGGACCTGCGGCGCGACGGCGGCACATGGATCGCCACGACGGTCTCCGGCGCCACCGTCGCCGCCGACAGGGTGGTGATGTGCACCAATGCCTACGGCGCCGGCCTGTGGCCAGGACTGAAGCCGACCATCATCGACGCCAATACCTTCCAGGTGGCCACGCAGCCGCTGCCGGAGGATGTGCGGGCCGGCATCCTGCCGCAGGGTCAGGTGTGTTCGGATACCCGCAACCTGCTGCTTTACTTTCGCCAGGATCACCAGGGCCGTCTGCTGATGGGCGGGCGCGGGCCGTTCCGCGAGCCGCGCAGCGTGGCGGACTGGCGCCATCTCGAGCGGGTCATGGTGAAGATGTTCCCGCGCGTGGCCGGCGTGCCTTTCGAATTCCGCTGGTGCGGCCGGGTCGCCATCACGCGCGACTATCTGCCGCATCTGCATGAGCCCGAACCCGGCCTGCTGATCGACATCGGCTGCCAGGGACGTGGCGTCGGCTTGCAGACCGCCATGGGCAAGGCGATGGCGGACTACATCGTCACGGGCTCGGCCGCGTCGCTGCCCGTGCCGCTGTCGCCCATCAAGCCTTTTCCGCTGTACGGTCTGCGGCGTGTCTACGTGAATGCCGTCGTGACCTGGTATCGGCTGACGGACGGCGGCGTTTGA
- a CDS encoding ABC transporter permease → MYGFMLCPLVVVVWLSFFKDAILYFPPSGYTVQWYVKAWANDAFANGFVFSLQVALLAAACGVVLGVMAALAIVRYRFTGAAWVNTMLLSPLLVPGIVAGIAIYLFYLRAENLLDRDIVGTYGGLVAAHVCLTIPWTVRLVTASMAGLDPSIEEAARNLGASGRVAFMRITLPMLRPAIVAAGLFSFIVSFENLELSLSLVGPGRTTLPIAIMQYLEFNLDPTIAAVSSVQILLLGLIMLVTDRFVKLSQVV, encoded by the coding sequence ATGTACGGCTTCATGCTGTGCCCCCTGGTCGTGGTGGTGTGGCTCAGTTTCTTCAAGGACGCCATCCTGTATTTCCCGCCATCGGGTTATACCGTCCAGTGGTACGTCAAGGCCTGGGCCAACGACGCCTTCGCCAATGGCTTCGTTTTCAGCCTGCAGGTGGCCCTGCTGGCGGCGGCGTGCGGCGTCGTGCTGGGCGTCATGGCCGCGCTGGCGATCGTGCGCTACCGCTTTACGGGGGCGGCCTGGGTCAACACCATGCTGCTGTCGCCGCTGCTGGTGCCCGGCATCGTCGCCGGCATCGCCATCTACCTGTTCTATCTGCGCGCGGAAAACCTGCTGGACCGCGATATCGTCGGCACCTACGGCGGCCTGGTCGCGGCCCATGTGTGCCTGACCATTCCGTGGACCGTGCGCCTGGTGACGGCCAGCATGGCGGGCCTGGATCCTTCCATCGAGGAGGCGGCGCGCAATCTGGGCGCGAGCGGCCGCGTGGCGTTCATGCGCATCACGCTGCCCATGCTGCGTCCCGCCATCGTCGCGGCGGGCCTGTTCAGCTTCATCGTCTCGTTCGAGAACCTGGAATTGTCGCTGTCCCTGGTCGGACCGGGGCGGACCACCCTGCCCATCGCCATCATGCAGTACCTGGAATTCAATCTGGATCCGACCATCGCCGCCGTCTCGTCCGTGCAGATACTGCTGCTGGGACTGATCATGCTGGTGACCGATCGCTTCGTCAAACTCAGTCAGGTGGTATAG
- a CDS encoding ABC transporter ATP-binding protein produces the protein MAKVSLEHLHKQFGASVAVADFSLEIADGELVAFLGPSGCGKTTTLRMIAGFLAPSAGTIRIGGKDITDLPVHKRDTGMVFQRYALFPHMTVAQNVAFGLEMHKVPAAERDGRIRDVLDMVRMTALRDRYPRQLSGGQQQRVAIARALAIQPKVFLLDEPLSNLDAKLRLEVREEIRALQQRLGLTTIFVTHDQEEALAVADRMAIMHDGKVQQVGSPDALYERPANLFVADFLGKMNFFRGGLADGGVFGTEQGARIHVAGALAGARHVGVRPERVRLSAQPGGGNALPGVVESTVYLGAQLEVRVKLENGEAIVSQLPNDAGWKSALPAAGTGAAPGPGSRVYACFDAADCVTFAD, from the coding sequence ATGGCCAAGGTCTCACTGGAACATCTGCACAAGCAGTTCGGCGCGTCGGTAGCCGTGGCCGACTTTTCGCTGGAGATCGCCGACGGCGAGCTGGTTGCCTTCCTGGGGCCCAGCGGCTGCGGCAAGACCACCACCCTGCGCATGATCGCCGGATTCCTGGCGCCATCCGCCGGCACCATCCGTATCGGCGGCAAGGACATCACGGACCTGCCCGTCCACAAGCGCGACACGGGCATGGTGTTCCAGCGTTATGCCCTGTTCCCGCACATGACGGTGGCGCAGAACGTCGCCTTCGGGCTGGAGATGCACAAGGTGCCCGCGGCCGAGCGCGATGGCCGCATCCGCGACGTGCTGGACATGGTGCGCATGACCGCGCTGCGCGACCGCTATCCGCGCCAGCTGTCGGGCGGGCAGCAGCAGCGCGTGGCCATCGCCCGCGCGCTGGCCATCCAGCCCAAGGTCTTCCTGCTGGACGAGCCGCTGTCCAACCTGGACGCCAAGCTGCGGCTGGAAGTGCGCGAAGAGATCCGCGCCTTGCAGCAGCGGCTGGGACTGACCACGATTTTCGTGACGCACGATCAGGAGGAAGCCCTGGCCGTGGCCGATCGCATGGCGATCATGCATGACGGCAAGGTACAGCAGGTGGGCTCCCCGGACGCCCTGTACGAGCGGCCCGCCAATCTGTTCGTGGCGGACTTCCTTGGCAAGATGAATTTCTTCCGTGGCGGGCTGGCCGACGGTGGCGTGTTCGGTACCGAGCAAGGCGCGCGCATCCACGTCGCCGGCGCGCTGGCCGGCGCGCGGCATGTGGGCGTGAGACCGGAACGCGTGCGCCTGTCGGCGCAGCCTGGCGGCGGCAATGCGTTGCCCGGCGTGGTGGAATCCACGGTCTACCTGGGGGCCCAGCTCGAAGTTCGCGTCAAGCTGGAAAACGGCGAGGCCATCGTCAGCCAGCTGCCCAACGATGCCGGCTGGAAGTCGGCCCTGCCCGCCGCCGGGACGGGCGCGGCGCCAGGCCCGGGCAGCCGTGTGTACGCCTGCTTCGACGCCGCCGATTGCGTCACGTTCGCGGACTGA
- a CDS encoding ABC transporter permease produces the protein MSASASVPASTAASTTRPVPLGAGLAFPASLVVLLIIMVPLLQLVRYSFNHFDPSEMMQQAFTLENYARFFADPYYRNVFLTTIGVAALCTVLALVLGFPVAYFLARTESRYKSLFVILLVFPLMVGSVVRAAGWMVILGNAGIVNAVLKRLGLIEHSLQLMYTPTAVVIGTTAVVMPYLILTLQSVLEGMDFSVEEAARNLGADFFTTFRRVVLPIAAPGVAAGTMLVFILCMNAYATPVLLGGTGLTMMAPALYDQITRASNWPFGSAMALILVCATLLMALLSNWLIHRRYVKTMAS, from the coding sequence ATGAGTGCATCGGCATCCGTTCCCGCGTCCACGGCGGCTTCCACCACCCGGCCCGTGCCGCTGGGCGCCGGCCTGGCCTTTCCGGCGTCGCTGGTGGTGCTGCTGATCATCATGGTGCCCCTGCTGCAGCTTGTCCGGTACAGCTTCAATCACTTCGATCCCAGCGAGATGATGCAGCAGGCGTTCACGCTGGAGAACTACGCCCGGTTCTTCGCCGATCCCTACTACCGCAACGTGTTCCTGACCACGATAGGCGTGGCCGCGCTGTGCACGGTGCTGGCCCTGGTGCTGGGGTTCCCGGTGGCCTACTTCCTGGCCAGGACGGAAAGCCGCTACAAGAGCCTGTTCGTCATCCTGCTGGTATTTCCATTGATGGTGGGCAGCGTGGTGCGCGCGGCCGGGTGGATGGTGATCCTGGGCAACGCCGGCATCGTCAATGCGGTGCTCAAGCGCCTGGGACTGATCGAGCATTCCCTGCAGCTGATGTACACGCCCACGGCGGTGGTGATCGGCACCACCGCCGTCGTCATGCCCTACCTGATCCTGACGCTGCAAAGCGTGCTGGAAGGCATGGATTTTTCGGTGGAGGAAGCCGCCCGCAACCTGGGCGCGGACTTCTTCACGACGTTTCGCCGCGTCGTTCTGCCGATCGCCGCGCCCGGTGTCGCGGCGGGCACCATGCTGGTCTTCATCCTTTGCATGAACGCCTACGCCACGCCGGTGCTGCTGGGCGGCACCGGCCTGACGATGATGGCGCCCGCGCTGTACGACCAGATCACCCGCGCGTCCAACTGGCCGTTCGGATCGGCCATGGCGCTGATACTGGTCTGCGCGACCCTGTTGATGGCATTGTTGTCCAACTGGCTGATCCATCGCCGCTATGTGAAAACCATGGCGTCCTGA
- a CDS encoding metal-dependent hydrolase family protein: MTAVLFENANLLDPDSPELREGMHVLVEDGAIKEVSDRPIGARSARAIDVRGRTLMPGLIDLHAHVMATQLNLSTQGMLPDALVMMRAVPIMAAMLRRGFTTVRDAGGAGWGLKCAVEEGTLVGPRLFISGRAISQTGGHGDPRPRSDHLRPMSFCGCCFRAGDIGRVADGVDEVRRAVRQELQMGADQIKIMASGGVASPTDPIASFGYSEDEIRAIVAEARGRQTYVLAHAYTAEAISRAVKCGVRTIEHGNLIDEDAAAVMATHGAYVVPTLVTYEALANEGADYGLPPDSVAKIATVRTAGLKSLEIYKRAGVKMGYGSDLLGPSQRLQSDEFRLRTQVLTPHEVIQSATSVAAEVLRMEDRLGRIVPGAIADVLVVDGNPYKDVSCLLGQGDHIDLVMKDGKIFHGAAEA, translated from the coding sequence ATGACCGCAGTCCTGTTCGAGAACGCCAATCTGCTGGACCCCGACTCGCCGGAGCTGCGCGAAGGCATGCACGTGCTGGTGGAAGACGGCGCGATCAAGGAAGTCTCCGACCGTCCGATAGGCGCGCGGTCGGCCCGCGCCATCGACGTGCGCGGGCGCACGCTGATGCCGGGGCTGATCGACCTGCATGCGCACGTCATGGCGACCCAGTTGAACCTGAGCACGCAAGGCATGCTCCCCGACGCGCTGGTCATGATGCGCGCGGTGCCGATCATGGCGGCCATGCTGCGCCGCGGATTCACCACCGTGCGCGACGCCGGCGGCGCCGGCTGGGGCCTGAAGTGCGCCGTGGAAGAAGGCACGCTGGTGGGGCCGCGCCTGTTCATCTCCGGCCGCGCCATCAGCCAGACCGGCGGGCATGGCGATCCGCGTCCGCGTTCCGATCACCTGCGGCCCATGAGCTTCTGCGGTTGCTGCTTTCGCGCGGGCGACATCGGCCGCGTGGCCGACGGTGTCGATGAGGTGCGCCGGGCCGTGCGGCAGGAACTGCAGATGGGCGCGGACCAGATCAAGATCATGGCGTCCGGGGGCGTGGCGTCGCCCACCGACCCGATTGCGTCCTTCGGTTATTCCGAAGACGAGATCCGCGCCATCGTCGCGGAGGCGCGCGGCCGCCAGACCTATGTGCTGGCCCATGCCTATACCGCTGAAGCGATCAGCCGCGCCGTCAAATGCGGCGTGCGCACCATCGAGCACGGCAACCTGATCGACGAGGACGCCGCCGCCGTCATGGCGACGCATGGCGCCTATGTGGTGCCGACGCTGGTCACCTACGAGGCCCTGGCCAACGAAGGCGCCGACTACGGCCTGCCGCCCGACAGCGTCGCCAAGATCGCCACGGTGCGTACCGCGGGCCTGAAGTCGCTGGAAATCTACAAGCGGGCGGGGGTCAAGATGGGCTACGGATCGGACCTGCTGGGGCCGTCGCAGCGGCTGCAGAGCGACGAGTTCCGCCTGCGGACCCAGGTGCTGACGCCGCACGAGGTCATACAGAGCGCCACCAGCGTGGCCGCCGAAGTGCTGCGCATGGAAGACCGCCTGGGCCGTATCGTCCCGGGCGCCATCGCCGACGTGCTGGTGGTCGACGGCAATCCCTACAAGGACGTGTCCTGCCTGCTGGGCCAGGGCGACCACATCGATCTGGTCATGAAGGACGGCAAGATCTTCCACGGTGCGGCGGAGGCCTGA